The following DNA comes from Limnobacter sp. SAORIC-580.
ACCGCTGAGGAAAAAAGCACTTTGAGTGGCTTGGGCGATATGTTGTTTGGCACCAGCGGAGCAGGTGGGCGCAAACGCCAAAGTGTTGCAGAAACCATGGCAAAAAGCGCGGCACGCAGCATCGGCTCACAAGTGGGTCGCGAGTTAATGCGCGGCATTCTCGGTTCTTTGCTGGGTGGCAGCAAGCGCCGCTGAAATTGTGCTTGCCTTAGTCTATTGAGTGCAGATTGGCGCGTTGTCTGCGTTCTGTGGCCAGCAAAAAGCGCTGCAGGCGGCGTTCAGAACCCCGCTCCAGGGTTTTCATCTCGCACCCAAGTTGAACCATTTCAGGGTGATCTGCCATGGGTTTGATATTTCGCACCACCAATTCGACCAACATGCTGCCTTCGCCGTCGGGCAAGGTCAGGCGAACGTCCGGAATGATTTCTCCAGCCTGATGAAGGCTGGGTGATGTTTGCAACGACAAACCGCAACCCGCAAGGCTGATGTCGATCAGGCTGATCGGGCTACTCACTGAGGGAATTTCAAGTTTGACCTGCGAGTTCAATTCCTCATCGGCCATAACCCGGAAGTAATTTCGCCGTTGCAGGCGAACAATGGTTTTGGGTATGGCAATGCGCAAGGCATCGGCCCCTTGGTATTGGCTTTGCAAAATACCCACACCCGCAAACTGCACTTTGACGCCATCGGGAAAGCTCACCATTACATAGGATGTTGAGGCATTGCAATTGCTGCTCAACGCTTTTTCATAGGGCGTGCCCAGCCACATCAAGCCACTGCTCCAATCGATGCTCAGTATTTCGGTGACAAATTGGGTGTGATCAGATTGCAGATAAACGTAAAGTTCGTGCTCGTCCTCATCGATGGTGGTGAGTAGTTTGCGCAGGGTGGGCACTGCACTCAAACTGAATTCCTCAAGCAGCTTTTGATCGCGTTCAGGCGCAATACTTGTGTTGTGACTCATGACTTCCCCTCTGTACTGAATTCTTTGTTTTCTATTTGATACACCCAGGCCAGCAATTCCGCAATCGCCTGATACAGGCCAGGTGGAATTTGTTGGTCCAGGTCGACATTCATCAGCAACGAGACCAGCTCGCGGCTTTCATGAACAAACACCCCAGACTCCTTGGCTTTCTGGATGATTTGTTCGGCAATCAAGCCTTGACCTTTGGCCACTACCTTTGGCGCGCCAGAGTGTTCAAGGTAAGCCAGAGCTACGGCTTGTTGGGGGCTTAGTTTATTCGCCAATTTCAAACCCCGTGGGCACCATGAACTGGCCATGAACCAGCTTCAATCCCTTGTCATCCATGGCTTGCCGAAAGCTTTGCCAATGCGGGTCGATGGCTTGTTTGCTGCGCGCCGGTCCGGTAATTTGTACATCACATTGTGAACCTACCATGCGCACTCGAACATTCAGTTCACCCAAATGAGCCATGTCCAGTTTCAGGCGTGCAACCCAGGGGCGTGCGGCTTCTTCATTGTTTTGCTTGTCCTGTTCGGAGGGTTCTTCCTGATCGGGTTCGATGTCGATTTGCACCGGGTGGCCCAACAGGCCACTGAGCGCCAATGAAATGCGGTTGTTGTCCAGCGCAGCCAGTTGAGCGGTCACCAGTTTCACCGATTGTTCAACTGCAGCGGGGTTCAAACCTTTCTCGGAAATCACCTGCTCTTGCCCGAAACGGGCTTGGGGCTCTTTCGCAATTTGATCGGTGCTGCGTTGCCCATTGGCCCATTGCTGCAAGTGCGATTCATAGAACAAACCGCTGTTTTCCACGGCTGCACTAACCTGTTTGGCCAACACGCCAGCAAGGCTGTTGTTCAGGTTGCTCAATGTGTTCACATTCTGGGTTTGCTGTGCCTGGCTTTGAGGTGTGGTTTGCGCCACGGCGCGGGTATTGGGCGTTGTATTGTCGGGGTCAGTCAGCAAGACGCCGGGCAGGTTGGTTTGTGTTTGAAACTGGGTGCTCAATTGCTTCAGGCTGGTCATCACCGAAGTGGAAACTTGCGTGGGTGCCCCTTGCCCCAAGCGCTCAAGAAGTCCAATCAGCCGTGCGGTGCCCGAAAGCCGGTCCACGAAACTGGGAGAATCCTGTGCCTCGCCATCGTCGACACTGACTGGAAGCGTGGTGAGCAGGTTGCGGGCATCGGCTATCTTTTTACCGCCGCTGGCACCACCTGCGGACAAATCATCGCCTTTGCCGGACAGTGCAAAGGCGACTGTGACCATTTCGCCCGCCGTGAGCTGTCGCCCAGGGGGCAATTTAACCTGAATATTCTGGCCCGCAAACTCAAGTTCAGCTTCATTGCCAGGCCCGCCTTTCACCACACGCACCAAAGCGGTTTGCCCGGCAAGCTGTTGGGCCTGTGGCAGCGGGAGTTGGCGGGTCAGTATGGCAACAACGGGCGCAATTTCGCCTTTGCCCGAGGAAACGCGATCGCCCGGATTGGATTGAAGTACGGAGTTGACGTTGGGTGGAGCTGATTTAACCGGGGTTAATGCCATGTCTCACACCCGTTGCTTTAGCGCAATGGCTTAGTTGGATCCGTAAGAGTTGCTGAGTTTCTGCGAGTTGTTGGCTGCGCGAAGAAATTCTTCCAACTGCTTAAGGCGGGGTTCGGTGATGTCACGAATGGCAGCATCGTCGGCCAGAATCTTTTTCAAATAGCCGATATGCTGACTGCGTTCCTTTTCATTCAATTCGGTTTGTTGTGCTTCCTTGATGGCCTGGAGCTCGTGGATCAGCCTTGAGCACTGTTCTTCAGCAGCACACAACTCATCCCAATTGCCAGCCTTGGCCGAATCAAGCATTACTTGGCTTTGATTCGCTATGGCGGCGTACAGCTTCATGATTGCACCGTTGTTGTCTGTCGCGAAGATCATGGTCGAGAGCGGTCCTAAGTCGTTGTTATGATTTGGTGGCGGTCTGGCCGATTTCCAGCCAGGCAGTACGCAGGTCATCCAGCAAATCGATGCAGGTGTCCATGCGTTCCGGATTGTTTTGGGCGTTGGCCAAAATCAGTTCTTTGCCAATGTAGTCGTACAGGGAAAGCAGTTGCTGAGCCAGTGCACCGCCAGCGTTCACGTCGAGTGAGGCGGTAAGGCCGTCTTTGATGATGCGCAGGGCCTTGTCCACCGATTTTGTTTTCATCTCGATGTTTTGCATTTCAAGGTAAATTTTGGCCTTGCGAATGGCCTCGATGGCCCCTTCGTAAAGCATCACAATGAGGCCGTGGGGTGAGGCACTGTTGATGCCTGTTTCCAGTCCTACTTGTGCGTATGCTTTTGCGCCGTACATCATGGTGCGTTCACTTGGTGATTTGTCTTAAACAAATAGTAGGGCTTGTTCCCCCTGTTTGATCTGACTAAAAACAGGGGTTTTAGGGCACAGTTCTGCGCTTACCGTTGTTGAGCCAGAGCGGCAAGCTGTTGGCTCAAATAGGAGCTGGTCTGCTGCATGCTGGCCAGCATGGAGTCCAGCGCGGAGAATTGGGCGCGGTATCGCTTTTCAACCTGCTCCAGTCGCAGGTTGAGCCTGTCTTCCTGGTCGTCCAGACGAGATTTTCTGCTGGTCAGTCCGTCGGTTCTCGACACCAGCGTTCCGCCTTCATCAGTCAGGCTGCCGATCCAGTCGCTCAGTCGCTCGGCCAGGCCTTTGCTGAAGGTGATCGTGCCCATATTGCCACTGGCTCCCTGAACCACCGAAAACTGCAGGCCCTCGCTGGGATCGCCTGTGGCACCCGTTAAGGTATTGCCCACTCCTGTGCCTGCCACACCGTTGATGGTGCCGGCGATAGTATTGCTGCCATCGTAAGCGGTGCTCACATTGACCGCAAAAGTACCCTCTTGGGTCATGTTGTTGGCACCCAGATACTTCACGCGCGCATCGGTGGTGGTTGCTGTGTTGGCAAAAACCTTCTCGAGAATGGAAGGGTCGGCTGCGACTGCGGTGTCCAGCTTGGTTTTGTTCAGTGACAACACGCCGTCTTTGTCAAAACTCAAGCCAATATCGCTCAAACCGATGCCGTATTGGGCGACCTGTTCGCGCAGAATATTGCGAAGTCCCCGTTCAAGGGTGGACGGTGTGGTTTCACGTGACAGGGTGGCGTCTTTCTGTTGCTGGTCTTTCAGGTTGCCGCGTATTTTGTTGTACGCAGTCACAAACCCGTCCAGTGTGGTCTTCAATGCGGTGTCGTCCAGGCCCACTTCCAGATTGACAGGCGATGTGGTCTGCGCTTTCAGGTTCAGCGTCAGACCAGCCACTGCGTCTGTCACGGTGTTGCTGGCTTTGCTCACTGGCAAATTATTGATGGTGAAGTTGGCGTTTTGTGCCACTTGCAGGGTGTCGGCATTTTTGCCGGCACCCACCGCAGCGGTGGGATCATAAGCCAATCGGGAAAGCCCGGTGGTGTCGGTGTTGTTGCCATCGGCATCGGTTACTTCGAGCTTGAAACCGTTGACTGCACCGGTTTCCTTGCTGGTCAGCACCAGGCGCGAGCCTGCTCCGTCGTTCACAATAGATGCAGTAACGCCGGCATCTGAATCATTGATGGCCTGTTTGATGCCGTCCAGTGTTTGTTGCCCTGTGCCAATGTTGATCGTGACTGGGGTTTTGTCAGCATTGTTGGTGAAGGTGTTGGTGCCGGAATCGTAGCTGCCCAAGGTGATCGTCAGGCTGCCTGTGCCCACGGTGGTGTCTGCGGTGGCTACGCCTTGCGCAGCTACACTTTGGGCCTTGGCCAGCTGGCTGACCTCAATGCTGTAGCTGCCTTTTGCGCCGGCTGCACTGGCGCTGGCTGATACAATTTTTTCGTCGCTTGATGTGGCCTTCAAGGGATTCAGGTTGTTCAAGCTGCTGAGTTTGTCCGCGGCAGCTTTCAGGTCTGCAAACGAATTTTTGATAATGCCGTAAATCGAAATCTTGGTGTTGATCGCTGTGCGTTCCTGACTCACCTTGGTCAGTGGGATGCGTTCAGCCGCCATCAAGGAGCTGATGATGCCCTCAATGTCCAGTCCTGAACCAATGCCTGCAGATGAGATTCCTACCATGATTTATTCCCCTTGTTGCGTTCTAGGCCTCGCGAGACATTAGAACGCCTTGCATTTTCTCGATGGCTTTTGCGATTTTCAGCATTTCAACCGATGGAATTTGTTTCAACACTTCCTGGGTTTCCCGGTCCACGATTTGAACAATCGGCTTGCCGTTGTCGGTGTCGACCAGAAACTTCAAATTCGACTGGTTGCTCGTCAATGCGGCATTCGCTTTCTGAACCACCTCAAGTACTTCACTCACGCTCAGTTCGGCTTTTTCGCCCAGCAAAGGCCTCGCTACCACACCGGGTGCGGGTTTTGTGTTGCTGGCATCCTGCGGTTTTTGCAGGGCAGTTGCATAATCAGCCATGTTTGAAATGTTCATTTTCGCCACCTTCCGAATTCTAAGCGGGCAAGACAAGCCCCCATGTCTTGATTAACGGCAGGTTTAGGGGTTTTCTTTAGCGTTAAAAAGCCCGGTGAGCTTGATTCACCGGGCTTTTTGTTTGATTCGAACCTGCTTTTGGCAAATTCTTGTCAGGGTTCAGACCAGGTCTGAATTAACGCAGCAAGCTCAACACGTTGTTGGGCAGCTGGTTGGCCTGGGCCAACATGGCGGTACCGGCCTGTTGCAGAATCTGTGAACGGGTGAGGTTCGCAGTTTCCTTGGCGAAGTCGGCATCCATGATTCGGCCACGTGCAGAACTCAAGTTGCTGCTGGTGGTTTCAAGAGAACCGACCACTTGTTCCAGTCGGCTCAAGCCAGCACCCACAGTAGCGCGCAGGTTGGTGATGTCGTCAATCGCGGTGTCGATGGTATCGATTGCGGTTTCAGCGTTGGCAGCTGTATCGACTCCACCGAAGGCGGTCACGATTGCAGCTTGTGTTGCGCCACCCAGGGTGGTTTGCAGGTCGTTACCGGCAGCCAGGCCGTCGTCAGTCAAGTTCACGTTCAATGTATCGGCTGCGTCGTTGCCAGAACCGATCTGCAGTTCCACTGACTTCTGTGCAGCGGAGAACACGTTGTTGTCGTTGAATGTGGTGCCTGTTGCAACACGGCCCACTTCGTTGGCCAGTTCGGTGAATTCACGGTTCAGGTTCAAGCGGTCGGTGTCGTTCAAGGTGCCGTTTTTGGCCTGAACACCCAATTCACGCATACGCTGCAAGTTGTCGGTAATTTTGCCCAGTGCGCCGTCGGCCACTTGCAACAGTGAAATACCGTCGTTTGCATTGCGAGCTGCCACGTCGAAGCCGCGAATTTGTGCGGTCATCCGTTCTGCAATGGCCAGGCCAGCTGCATCGTCTTTCGAGCTGTTAACACGCAAGCCAGAAGACAGGCGAGCGATCGAAGTTTCAAGGGAACCGGCAGAGCGGCTCAGGTTGTTTTGTGCACCCAGTGAAGGGGCGTTTGTATTGATGCCTAACATTTAGGACCTCCTAGCGGTTTAAATTGACATGACCTGTGTGAAGGGTTATGTCGCTTTGGGTTATTTAACCCTTGTACAGTTTCTTTTACTGACAATTCGTTTAACGGAGGTTTTTAGTCAAACTTAAGTGAATTAATTAAATAATTTAAATCAATTTTAATGGTCCAGAAAATGCAAAAAGATTATCCACCCCGAAGGGAGGATAATCTTCAATTTTCTGTTCTGAACGATTGTTTTACATCATTACTGCAACAGGCTCAGTACGTTGTTGGGCAACTGGTTGGCCTGGGCGAGCATGGCGGTGCCGGCCTGCTGCAGGATCTGCGAGCGAGTCAGGTTGGCCGTTTCCTTGGCAAAGTCAGCGTCCATGATTCGTCCGCGTGCGGCCTGCAGGTTGGTGCTCGATACATCGGCAAAAGCTGCCACTTGCTCCAGTCGGCTTTGGCCCGCACCCACCACAGCACGAATACCGGTGATGGCGTCGATCGAGGCATCCAGAGTGTCGATGGCCGTGGTGGCGTTGGCCACATCGGTAATGGCGCCCAGGTTGGTCTGAATGTCGGCTGCACCGTTGGTCATGATGGTGGTCAGGTCGTTGCCCGTGCTCAAGCCATCGTCAGTCAGGTTCAGCTCCAGGGTGTCGGAAACGGCGTTGCCGGTGCCCACCTGGAAGCTTAATGTTTGGTTGGCGGCATCAAACAGGTTGTTGCCGTTGAATGTGCTGCCAGTCACGATACGGTCCACCTCGTTGGCCAGTTCCGTGTACTCACGGTTCAGGTTCACACGGTCGGTGGGGTTCAAGGTGCCGTTTTTGGCTTGAACAGCCAACTCACGCATACGCTGCAGGTTGTCGCTGATCTTGCCCATGGCGCCGTCGGCCACTTGCAACAAAGAGATACCGTCGTTGGCGTTGCGCCCCGCCACATCAAAGCCGCGAATTTGCGCTTGCATGCGCTCGGCAATGGCCAGGCCTGCTGCGTCGTCTTTGGCGCTGTTCACACGCAGTCCGGAGGACAGGCGAGCGATCGAGTTGTTCAAACCCATGCCAGAGCCTGAGAGGTTTTTCTGGGCGGTCAGTGAAGCTACGTTGGTGTTGATTCCTAGCATTTTAATTCTCCAAGCAATTTGTTGATTCAAGCTGGCTGCGTCATCTTGTGCGCTGCCTTATGATTCATTAACGCTTGGAAAAACAAGAACTTTAGAAAAAAATGCAAAAAAATTCACTTTCTCAAGAGAATTTTTTAGAACCCTAAAGTTTTAATTTTTGCTGCCGTAATTCGCAGCCTCTCGAAACTTCCCCTGATTATCCAGTGTGTATTCCTGCTTGCACTTTCAAACCAGGGGTCGCTCGGAGTAAACCTTACATTAACGCAGCAAGCTCAACACGTTGTTGGGCAACTGGTTGGCCTGGGCCAACATGGCGGTACCGGCCTGTTGCAGAATCTGTGAACGGGTGAGGTTCGCAGTTTCCTTGGCGAAGTCAGCATCCATGATTCGGCCACGTGCAGAACTCAAGTTGCTGCTGGTGGTTTCAAGAGAACCGACCACTTGTTCCAGTCGGCTCAAGCCAGCACCCACAGTAGCGCGCAGGTTGGTGATGTCATCGATCGCGGTGTCGATGGTATCGATTGCGGTTTCAGCGTTGGCAGCTGTATCGACTCCACCGAAGGCGGTCACGATTGCAGCTTGTGTTGCGCCACCCAGGGTGGTTTGCAGGTCGTTACCGGCAGCCAAACCATCATCAGTCAGGTTCACAGCCAGGGTGTCGGAAGCCGCGTTGCCGGAGCCAATCTGCAGTTCTACGGATTTTTGTGCAGCGGAGAACACGTTGTTGTCGTTGAATGTGGTGCCTGTTGCAACACGGCCCACTTCGTTGGCCAGTTCGGTGAATTCACGGTTCAGGTTCACGCGGTCGGTGTCGTTCAAGGTACCGTTTTTGGCCTGAACGCCCAATTCACGCATACGCTGCAAGTTGTCGGTAATTTTGCCCAGTGCGCCGTCGGCCACTTGCAACAGTGAAATACCGTCGTTTGCATTGCGAGCTGCCACGTCGAAGCCGCGAATTTGTGCGGTCATCCGTTCTGCAATGGCCAGGCCAGCTGCATCGTCTTTGGCGCTGTTAACACGCAGGCCAGAAGACAGACGGGCGATTGAAGTTTCAAGGGAACCAGCAGACTTGCTGAGGTTCATTTGTGCGCCAAGTGAAGGGGCGTTTGTATTAATTCCTAGCATGGTAATTACTCCGAAAAGATCTAGACAAATTAATCAGAAGTGATTTTCTTCTGTATCGTCTCGGTAAATTATTCACCGATGATTGTATATCGACTTTCGGTTTTTAATATTTAGGGTTTTGTAGAAATATTTTTTAAATAATTATTAATTTGTAATAAAAAAAGAGGATTATCTTTTTCCTGTTTAATCAAGAAAAAGATAATCCACTCTGGTTTTGTACAGACGCAAGAAAAAAGGAGGGGTGGGTGGAACCCACCCCCTCTAAAACAACCGGCCATCAGGAATCAGATCAGCAGGCTGCTGCTTGGTCTACACGCACTACATCAAGTACTACATTAATTACTCATCTATTGGTCACTT
Coding sequences within:
- a CDS encoding flagellar brake protein, translating into MSHNTSIAPERDQKLLEEFSLSAVPTLRKLLTTIDEDEHELYVYLQSDHTQFVTEILSIDWSSGLMWLGTPYEKALSSNCNASTSYVMVSFPDGVKVQFAGVGILQSQYQGADALRIAIPKTIVRLQRRNYFRVMADEELNSQVKLEIPSVSSPISLIDISLAGCGLSLQTSPSLHQAGEIIPDVRLTLPDGEGSMLVELVVRNIKPMADHPEMVQLGCEMKTLERGSERRLQRFLLATERRQRANLHSID
- a CDS encoding EscU/YscU/HrcU family type III secretion system export apparatus switch protein; amino-acid sequence: MANKLSPQQAVALAYLEHSGAPKVVAKGQGLIAEQIIQKAKESGVFVHESRELVSLLMNVDLDQQIPPGLYQAIAELLAWVYQIENKEFSTEGKS
- the fliK gene encoding flagellar hook-length control protein FliK codes for the protein MALTPVKSAPPNVNSVLQSNPGDRVSSGKGEIAPVVAILTRQLPLPQAQQLAGQTALVRVVKGGPGNEAELEFAGQNIQVKLPPGRQLTAGEMVTVAFALSGKGDDLSAGGASGGKKIADARNLLTTLPVSVDDGEAQDSPSFVDRLSGTARLIGLLERLGQGAPTQVSTSVMTSLKQLSTQFQTQTNLPGVLLTDPDNTTPNTRAVAQTTPQSQAQQTQNVNTLSNLNNSLAGVLAKQVSAAVENSGLFYESHLQQWANGQRSTDQIAKEPQARFGQEQVISEKGLNPAAVEQSVKLVTAQLAALDNNRISLALSGLLGHPVQIDIEPDQEEPSEQDKQNNEEAARPWVARLKLDMAHLGELNVRVRMVGSQCDVQITGPARSKQAIDPHWQSFRQAMDDKGLKLVHGQFMVPTGFEIGE
- a CDS encoding flagellar protein FliT, with amino-acid sequence MIFATDNNGAIMKLYAAIANQSQVMLDSAKAGNWDELCAAEEQCSRLIHELQAIKEAQQTELNEKERSQHIGYLKKILADDAAIRDITEPRLKQLEEFLRAANNSQKLSNSYGSN
- the fliS gene encoding flagellar export chaperone FliS, with translation MMYGAKAYAQVGLETGINSASPHGLIVMLYEGAIEAIRKAKIYLEMQNIEMKTKSVDKALRIIKDGLTASLDVNAGGALAQQLLSLYDYIGKELILANAQNNPERMDTCIDLLDDLRTAWLEIGQTATKS
- the fliD gene encoding flagellar filament capping protein FliD, translated to MVGISSAGIGSGLDIEGIISSLMAAERIPLTKVSQERTAINTKISIYGIIKNSFADLKAAADKLSSLNNLNPLKATSSDEKIVSASASAAGAKGSYSIEVSQLAKAQSVAAQGVATADTTVGTGSLTITLGSYDSGTNTFTNNADKTPVTINIGTGQQTLDGIKQAINDSDAGVTASIVNDGAGSRLVLTSKETGAVNGFKLEVTDADGNNTDTTGLSRLAYDPTAAVGAGKNADTLQVAQNANFTINNLPVSKASNTVTDAVAGLTLNLKAQTTSPVNLEVGLDDTALKTTLDGFVTAYNKIRGNLKDQQQKDATLSRETTPSTLERGLRNILREQVAQYGIGLSDIGLSFDKDGVLSLNKTKLDTAVAADPSILEKVFANTATTTDARVKYLGANNMTQEGTFAVNVSTAYDGSNTIAGTINGVAGTGVGNTLTGATGDPSEGLQFSVVQGASGNMGTITFSKGLAERLSDWIGSLTDEGGTLVSRTDGLTSRKSRLDDQEDRLNLRLEQVEKRYRAQFSALDSMLASMQQTSSYLSQQLAALAQQR
- a CDS encoding flagellar protein FlaG: MNISNMADYATALQKPQDASNTKPAPGVVARPLLGEKAELSVSEVLEVVQKANAALTSNQSNLKFLVDTDNGKPIVQIVDRETQEVLKQIPSVEMLKIAKAIEKMQGVLMSREA
- a CDS encoding flagellin N-terminal helical domain-containing protein — its product is MLGINTNAPSLGAQNNLSRSAGSLETSIARLSSGLRVNSSKDDAAGLAIAERMTAQIRGFDVAARNANDGISLLQVADGALGKITDNLQRMRELGVQAKNGTLNDTDRLNLNREFTELANEVGRVATGTTFNDNNVFSAAQKSVELQIGSGNDAADTLNVNLTDDGLAAGNDLQTTLGGATQAAIVTAFGGVDTAANAETAIDTIDTAIDDITNLRATVGAGLSRLEQVVGSLETTSSNLSSARGRIMDADFAKETANLTRSQILQQAGTAMLAQANQLPNNVLSLLR
- a CDS encoding flagellin N-terminal helical domain-containing protein, with amino-acid sequence MLGINTNVASLTAQKNLSGSGMGLNNSIARLSSGLRVNSAKDDAAGLAIAERMQAQIRGFDVAGRNANDGISLLQVADGAMGKISDNLQRMRELAVQAKNGTLNPTDRVNLNREYTELANEVDRIVTGSTFNGNNLFDAANQTLSFQVGTGNAVSDTLELNLTDDGLSTGNDLTTIMTNGAADIQTNLGAITDVANATTAIDTLDASIDAITGIRAVVGAGQSRLEQVAAFADVSSTNLQAARGRIMDADFAKETANLTRSQILQQAGTAMLAQANQLPNNVLSLLQ
- a CDS encoding flagellin N-terminal helical domain-containing protein gives rise to the protein MLGINTNAPSLGAQMNLSKSAGSLETSIARLSSGLRVNSAKDDAAGLAIAERMTAQIRGFDVAARNANDGISLLQVADGALGKITDNLQRMRELGVQAKNGTLNDTDRVNLNREFTELANEVGRVATGTTFNDNNVFSAAQKSVELQIGSGNAASDTLAVNLTDDGLAAGNDLQTTLGGATQAAIVTAFGGVDTAANAETAIDTIDTAIDDITNLRATVGAGLSRLEQVVGSLETTSSNLSSARGRIMDADFAKETANLTRSQILQQAGTAMLAQANQLPNNVLSLLR